The genomic interval agggcgacttacaattgttacaagatatcacattatttttacatacaattacccatttatacagttgggtttttactggagcaatctaggtaaagtaccttgctcaagggtacagcagcagtgtcccccccacctgggattgaacccacgaccctccggtcaagagtccagagccctaaccactactccacactgctgcccatattgcATTACACCccgcttcccccccccccccatatacttaataaaaaaccGACAAATGTGACATTTACAAATCTAACATGAACTGTACTacgattatggcttccggtagacttttttttatattttctttgatttacatgaagttaaataaaagatctcaattatgttcatatagttttttttaatgctatgtCTCCCCCCCGCCCCTCAGTTTGCGACGGACCCGCGCAGCGACACGGCGTACAGGAAGTACCTCTACGTGCTGGCGCGGCGGGAGCTGGCGGGCGCGTCCGCGAGGGGGCCGGACGGCGCGGCCCTGCGCTGTGACTGCGTCGAGGTTTACCTGCAGTCCAGCGGCCAGCGAGTCTTCAAGATGACCTTCCACTCCTCCATGAGGTTCAGGGACATCCGGCTGGTGGGCCATGAGAGCGAGAGAGCCCTGTTGCTGCTCACGGGTAACAGCTGGACCAGACACacctcccctgtgctgtaccctgctcccctgcactgtaccctgctcccctgcgctgttccctgctcccctgcgctgtaccctgctcccctgcattgtaccctgctcccctgcgctgttccctgctcccctgcgctgtaccctgctcccctgcgctgtaccctgctcccctgcactgtaccctgctcccctgcgctgtaccctgcacccctgtgctgtaccctgctcccctgtgctgtaccctgctcccctgtactgtaccctgcacccctgtgctgtaccgGTCACTGTGCCTCTGTGTTCTCCTGGCAGATGAAGGGAAGGTGTACAGTCTGACGGTGAACGAGACCCAGCTTGACCAGCCCCGCTCGTACACCGTCCAGCTGTCCATGCGCAAGATCACCAAGTGCCTGCCCCACCTGTGCATCAAACAGGTCCACTCCAACCAGAGCAGCGTGCTCTATGTCACAGGTGAGTGAGTGGACAGTGCGGCCAGAACATCATCATAGGTCAGTGCGGTCAGAATAGTGTGCTTTACATCATCACAGGTCAGTGCGGTCAGAATAGTGTGCTCTACATCATCACAGGTCAGTGCGGTCAGAATAGTGTGCTCTACATCATCACACATCACAGGTCAGAATAGTGTGCTCTACATCATCACAGGTCAGTGCAGTCAGAATAGTGTGCTCTACATCATCACAGATCAGAATAGTGTGCTCTACATCATCACAGATCAGAATAGTGTGCTCTACATCATCACAGGTCAGTGCAGTTAGAATAGTGTGCTCTACATCATCACAGGTCAGAATAGTGTGCTCTCCATCATCACAGATCAGAATAGTGTGCTCTACATCATCACAGACCAGAATAGTGTGCTCTACATCATCACAGGTCAGTGCAGTCAGAATAGTGTGCTCTACATCATCACAGATCAGAATAGTGTGCTCTACATCATCACAGGTCAGTGCAGGTTGAGTACTGGTTGATCAAACCAGCTCTTAGTTTCTTGTAAGTTTGTGTACCCATTCAGCAGAAGGAACTATTCTGTAAGGGCTTGCTCGTGGTTTCAGATGCCGGGGGAGTGTATTTTGAGGTGCACACGGCCGGGGTGTATCGAGATCTCTTCGGCACTCTGCACGCCTTCGACCCCATCGACCTTCAAATGCCCCTCGCTCTCCCCCTCCCATCAAAGGTAAGCTGACCTGGGGGGGGGGCaagaataattacaattattacaaCGATGCTGGAGCAATTACTGTACAATTGTCATTACAATGATACTGAAAAAGGTGGAACTGACGTTTGAGAGACATGAACGATTTTTCAGTGGCTAGCAAACAGCGTATTCACTTTAAGTTGTTGCCACGGTGAGAAGCTCATTGTCAACAGAATGCTGCCAATTTCCGTTTTCATCAATGAATGAAagtgattaaaagggaatggggcATTGtgggaattggaactggaactggaattggaatggaATTACTAGGAACCCCCAAGCCTGGTGACTGCACCCTGTCCCTCTCACAGGTGGTGAGCTGCTCTCTGGGGTTCAACCACTTGGGACTGGTGGATGAATTTGGGAGAATCTTCATGCAGGGGAACAACCGCTATGGACAGCTAGGCACCGGGGACAAGATAGACCGGGGCGAGCCCACACAGGTAAGCCCCCTAGGGCAGTCAAGTGTACCCTGCAAGTATTAGGAccccccacatcctgacacccccacactgtagattcactcgtcctgtgcagcaggtattagggaccccacatcctgacacacCCTAATAGGGACACGACATCACATCCTCCCCAGAGCCTGACAGCTCTAAAGAGTTGAGAGGCTGCGTTTCGAAACCTGCTCTGAGTTTGCTGAAGCTTGCTGTGTTTGCTGCAGGTGCCGTACCTGCGCCAGCCCGTGTCAGTGTGGTGCGGGCTCAACCACTCCCTGGTGCTGCTGGAGACCCTCAACTCAAGCAGGGAGGTGCAGGGCTGCGGGTGCGGGGCAGGGGGCAGGCTGCCAGGCTGGCCTAAGGGCAGCGCCACCTTCGTCAGGCTACAGATTCAGGTGAGAGCTTCAATATGAATCTtccattgtaaccctgtactgccctgtaacgcctgcaagtcgctttggataaaggcgtctgccgaATACATAATTTAAGGATTAAGAGCCAGAGGAAACTAGATGAAGGCTGGTCTGTCTGACTTAGTTTCAagaacgctggtctgcttgactcagtttagtttcaataacactgatgaaggcactagagcccaaacgctggtctgcttgactcagtttagtttcaataacactgatgaaggcactagagcccaaacgctggtctgcttgcctcagtttagtttcaataacactgatgaaggcactagagcccaaacgctggtctgcttgcctcagtttagtttcaataacactgatgaaggcactagagcccaaacgctggtctgcttgactcagtttagtttcaataacactgatgaaggcactggagcccaaacgctggtctgcttgactcagtttagtttcaataacactgatgaaggcactagagcccaaacgctggtctgcttgcctcagtttagtttcaataacactgatgaaggcactggagcccaaacacTGGTCTGCTTGCCTCAGTCtcttctcctctcgctctccagGCCCCTCGTTGTGTGTGCTCCCTCTGTTCGACCCGGGACTGTCTCTACATGATGTCCTGCCACGACATCGACCTGCCGCCCGCTTTCCGGACCCCGCCCCTGCAGAGGTCGCGGGGGGGTCAGGCAGAGGGCGAGGAGGCGGGGCTCTGCCGCTCGTTCCTGATGGAACTGCGGAGCTGCACCACCGTCCCCCAGCAGCTGGACAGGCTCAAGGACATCGTGAATCACATGACCCTGCCCACCTTCCAGAGAGACTTCCTGTGTGAAGCGCTGAACACCATACAGAGCACCGGGGAGGGGCCGCCGGTCTAACCAGCCCAGCCACAAACTCTGTGGTGGAATTGAAAAAGATTTGTCTTGATTTATTACTTGAAAGCAATTATGAAGCCAAAATAAAGTACTTTAGCAAtgcataatttctttttttttctattcatctatacactgctgtgcaaaagtgtgagacatgttgcatttttataCTCTGATTCATTATGAGAATttatttactcaaagcctccactagtgttttctattataacaaccttgactcaCAAAGGAAAAACATTGAATGAAATATCTcccatcactcgattttcaatgGGTGGTATACGACGCATAATCCACAAGCACAatgaaacatcatctgtaattaacAAAcgcaggactggaagacccaaaaagctgtctaacaaggatgaacaATCCTTCAGGAATAtaaagacaagcattgaattgacaacagagctAGCAGAAGGCACAGCTGTCATCTATCCATTAgatcttgaaatcaggacttaaaggatgtgttgcagtaagaattccctctgttaagaaaggggaacaagactaaaattggggcagcagtgtggagtactggttagggttctggacctgagggtcgtgggttcaatcccaggtgg from Acipenser ruthenus chromosome 50, fAciRut3.2 maternal haplotype, whole genome shotgun sequence carries:
- the LOC117404510 gene encoding F-box only protein 24-like yields the protein MSGVPQILQGGGTPKEISSVIRLKRKREQSEPALESTGKKWDGKKEPVSIQSLPPELLDGIIAFLGLDDVVSLGQTSRCFRELCHSEGVWRRLCSKVAPRYSPDPHSAEEAHWRREALLNYTKGLFFQTFGGRKRLLSRAVAPHLSHGYRKFLPTKDHVFILDHNGTLFFLKNALVSSPLGQIQWKRACRYVVLCRHAKDFATDPRSDTAYRKYLYVLARRELAGASARGPDGAALRCDCVEVYLQSSGQRVFKMTFHSSMRFRDIRLVGHESERALLLLTDEGKVYSLTVNETQLDQPRSYTVQLSMRKITKCLPHLCIKQVHSNQSSVLYVTDAGGVYFEVHTAGVYRDLFGTLHAFDPIDLQMPLALPLPSKVVSCSLGFNHLGLVDEFGRIFMQGNNRYGQLGTGDKIDRGEPTQVPYLRQPVSVWCGLNHSLVLLETLNSSREVQGCGCGAGGRLPGWPKGSATFVRLQIQAPRCVCSLCSTRDCLYMMSCHDIDLPPAFRTPPLQRSRGGQAEGEEAGLCRSFLMELRSCTTVPQQLDRLKDIVNHMTLPTFQRDFLCEALNTIQSTGEGPPV